One stretch of Aquimarina sp. Aq107 DNA includes these proteins:
- a CDS encoding DoxX family protein produces MKTLVKKLLKTRPNIGFSIARLTLGLVIFPHGAQKLLGFFGGYGYTATMESFTTQMGLPSILAASIIMIEFFGAISLIIGFFSRFWAVSLTGMFLGIIFTTQLEHGFFMNWFGNQAGEGYEYSLLIIGLSLITTIHGSGKWSIDHLISKKQ; encoded by the coding sequence ATGAAAACTTTAGTAAAAAAACTTTTAAAAACGCGCCCAAATATTGGGTTTAGCATTGCTCGATTAACACTTGGTTTAGTAATATTTCCGCATGGTGCACAAAAATTATTAGGATTCTTTGGCGGTTATGGTTATACGGCAACGATGGAATCATTTACTACACAAATGGGATTGCCAAGTATTCTAGCTGCCTCGATAATCATGATTGAGTTTTTCGGAGCTATCTCATTAATTATAGGATTCTTTAGTAGGTTTTGGGCAGTATCACTTACCGGAATGTTCCTAGGCATCATTTTCACTACCCAATTAGAACATGGCTTTTTTATGAATTGGTTTGGTAATCAAGCAGGTGAAGGTTACGAATATTCTCTTCTAATTATCGGTCTATCCTTAATAACAACAATACATGGTAGTGGAAAATGGTCCATTGATCATCTAATCTCTAAAAAACAATAA
- a CDS encoding NADPH-dependent FMN reductase encodes MKKIITIAGTNAQKSINKNLLSYTTSLLENVEIISIDLNDYILPIYGVDYETENGIPTAIKRLDELLGTANGFIISLAEHNGSYAAVFKNTIDWLSRVNMKIWREKPMLLMATSPGDRGGTTVLESAKTYFPYLGASIIADFSLPNFYDNFSENGISDTKLKEELNQKILLFKQHLNNQL; translated from the coding sequence ATGAAAAAAATAATCACAATAGCAGGCACTAATGCTCAAAAATCTATCAATAAAAATTTACTATCCTATACCACTAGTTTATTAGAAAACGTAGAAATTATTTCAATCGACTTAAACGATTATATTTTACCAATATACGGAGTAGATTATGAAACGGAAAATGGTATACCTACTGCAATTAAAAGACTTGATGAGCTGCTAGGTACTGCCAATGGATTTATTATATCTCTTGCAGAACATAATGGATCTTATGCGGCGGTATTTAAAAATACAATAGACTGGTTGTCTCGGGTAAACATGAAAATATGGAGAGAAAAACCAATGCTTTTAATGGCGACTTCGCCTGGTGATAGAGGAGGTACAACGGTTTTGGAATCTGCTAAGACATATTTTCCATATTTAGGAGCTAGTATAATTGCAGATTTTTCTTTACCCAATTTCTATGATAATTTTTCAGAAAATGGAATTTCTGATACTAAATTAAAAGAAGAATTGAATCAAAAAATACTCCTTTTTAAACAGCATTTAAATAACCAGTTGTAA
- a CDS encoding AraC family transcriptional regulator encodes MKYFSISLYLKMINCAIAEGMSRDDFIDLSTSIDEAQHLQVIAAEEFLDLHELLDDKLGPGFGVRVGQQMVIEDYGVLGLSWRTCSKVGEIFERSDRYFKLLSNTFVWKIKEEGNISHVILNRESHRRGMELSTEASLSATVIVLQAISEKDISPTQVSFKHGPSQDLTSYNTAFKCPILFNQPCYSLSYKTADLNLRTAKADASINSYLLKQVDENTKGIKILGNKFVRDVESLIKDGLPTGIPAIQNISELLAMSNRTLTRRLSEASVTYRDLVKKTQEKIAKDMLRDKNQSIGDIAFLTGFSEQSAFNRAFKKWTNQTPSEFRKNN; translated from the coding sequence ATGAAATACTTTTCTATAAGTCTATACCTCAAGATGATTAATTGCGCCATTGCAGAAGGCATGTCTAGGGATGATTTTATTGATTTATCTACTTCAATAGATGAAGCACAACATCTACAAGTTATTGCTGCAGAGGAATTTCTAGATTTACACGAGCTACTAGATGATAAACTTGGGCCGGGATTTGGGGTTCGGGTAGGCCAACAAATGGTTATTGAGGATTATGGCGTATTAGGACTATCATGGCGCACTTGTTCTAAAGTAGGAGAAATTTTTGAACGTAGTGATCGTTATTTTAAACTCCTCTCGAATACATTTGTATGGAAAATTAAAGAAGAAGGAAACATTTCTCATGTCATACTCAATAGAGAATCACATCGTAGAGGTATGGAATTATCTACAGAAGCTAGTTTATCAGCCACAGTAATCGTACTCCAAGCCATTTCTGAAAAAGATATATCTCCTACCCAAGTTAGTTTTAAACACGGACCATCGCAAGATTTAACTAGCTATAATACTGCTTTTAAATGTCCAATACTCTTTAATCAACCTTGCTATTCCTTAAGTTATAAAACGGCTGACTTAAACTTAAGAACTGCAAAGGCAGATGCAAGTATAAACAGTTACTTACTAAAACAGGTAGATGAAAACACTAAAGGCATCAAAATACTCGGTAATAAATTTGTACGCGATGTAGAATCTCTTATTAAAGATGGTCTTCCTACGGGTATCCCTGCAATTCAAAATATCAGTGAACTCTTAGCTATGAGTAACAGAACACTTACCAGAAGACTTTCTGAGGCAAGTGTCACCTATAGAGATTTAGTTAAAAAGACTCAAGAAAAAATCGCTAAAGATATGCTTCGAGATAAAAATCAAAGTATAGGCGATATAGCCTTTTTAACAGGTTTCTCTGAACAAAGTGCTTTTAATCGTGCTTTTAAAAAATGGACAAACCAAACTCCTTCAGAATTTAGGAAAAACAACTAA